A segment of the Streptomyces sp. NBC_00376 genome:
GTCGTGGGCACGGACGGACAGCGCGACGGGGACGCGGAACGGTTGCACTGCCTGGTCACCGGGGCGTCCGGGTACATCGGCGGGCGTCTGGTCCCGGAACTGCTGCGAGCGGGCCACCGGGTGCGGTGCCTGGCCCGCACCCCCCGCAAGCTCCGTGACCATCCCTGGGCGGGGGACGCCGAGACGGTGCGGGGCGACGTGACGGACGCGGGCTCGGTGGCCGCGGCCATGCAGGGGATCGACGTGGCGTACTACCTGGTGCACGCCCTCGGCACCGGTTCCTCCTTCGAGGACACCGACCGCCGGGCGGCCCGCGTCTTCGCCGAGCAGGCACACGCGGCCGGCGTACGGCGGATCGTCTATCTGGGCGGGCTCACCCCACCGGGCGTACCGACCGGGTCGCTCTCCCCGCATCTGCGCTCCCGGGCCGAGGTCGGCCGGATCTTCCTCGACGCACCGGTGCCCGCCACCGTGCTGCGGGCGGCGGTCGTCATCGGTTCGGGATCGGCGTCCTTCGAGATGCTGCGGTATCTGACCGAGCGGCTGCCGGTCATGGTCACCCCCAGCTGGGTGCACACCCGTACCCAGCCCATCGGGGTACGCGATGTGCTGCGCTATCTCGTCGGCTCGGCCACCATGCCGGACGACGTCGACCGGGCGTTCGACATCGGCGGGCCCGACGTCCTCACGTACCGGGAGATGATGTGCCGCTACGCCGCCGTCGCCGCACTGCCCCGGCGGCTCATCGTTCCGGTTCCGGTGCTCACGCCGCGGCTGTCCAGCCACTGGGTCGGTCTCGTCACCCCGGTGCCCGCCTCCCTGGCCCGGCCGTTGACGGAGTCACTGCGTCATGAGGTCGTCTGCCAGGAGCACGACATCGCCCGCTACGTGCCCGACCCGCCGGGCCTGCCGCTGCCGTTCGACGAGGCACTGGCGCTGGCACTGCGCCGGGTGCGTGAGGCCCAGGTCGCCACCCGCTGGTCCTCCGCGGCCCTGCCGGGAGCGCCCAGCGATCCGCTGCCCACGGACCCGGACTGGGCCGGGGGCAGCCTCTACCAGGACGAACGGCAGCTGCCGGTCGACGCGGACCGGACGGCCCTGTGGCGGGTGATCGAGGGAATCGGCGGCGACAACGGCTGGTACTCCTTTCCGCTCGCCTGGGCGGTCAGGGGGTGGCTGGACCGGTTCGTCGGCGGGGTGGGGCTGCGCCGTGGACGACGCGACGCCGAGCACCTGCGCGTCGGGGACTCGCTGGACTTCTGGCGGGTCGAGGAGATCGAGCCCGGACGGCTGCTTCGGCTGCGCGCGGAGATGAGGCTGCCGGGCCTCGCCTGGCTGGAGATGTACGCCGAGACCGGCTCCGACGGCCGCACCCGCTACCGGCAACGGGCGCTGTTCCACCCGCACGGCCTGCTGGGCCACGCCTACTGGTGGTCCGTCTCCCCCTTCCACGCCGTGGTCTTCGGCGGCATGGCCCGCAACATCACCCAGGCCGCCGCCAAGGGGCTGAGCGCACACCGGCGTTCACCGCACGCCGACCGCGCCCGGGGGCCCCGCCCCGGGCCATGAGCCCTCACCCGCCCGACGAGGGCAGCGAAGAAGGCGCACCGGGAGCCGCGGCGGCCCGCAGACGGAGCAGAACCGCCCCGACGACCTTGTCCTCGGGGCAGTAGCCGCACTGCTTGGAGTCCCGTGAGCCCGGCTTCTCCCCCAGGAGGACGAGCATGCCCGGCGGCACGTGCGTACCGGGGCACCGGACGGCCCAGTGCGGTACGGGCTCTCCGGCGACGGCGACGACGCGTTTGACGTACCACGAGTCGGGCGTGGTGTCCGCGGGGCCGTGCCAGCCGTGCTCGGGGTGGGGTGCGACGACGACGGCCACCCGGCCCGTGGCGACGCGGCGGGTGCCGCGGAGCACCAGGAGCCGGTCGCCGGGCATGAGCGTCGGCGACATGCTGTACCCGCGGACGGTCACGGCCAGCAGCCGCCGACGCGCCAGCCACAGGGCAGCGGCGAGGACGAGGAGTGCCCCGAGGGCGAGGAGCACCGGGACCGCGGCGCTCATCGGACGGTCTCTTCGTAGCCCTCGGCCTGTGTGGTGAAGAGCTCGGCGTACATGCCGCGGGCGGTCATGAGCTGCTCGTGGGTGCCTGTCTCGCGCACGGTTCCGTCGGCGATGACGACGATGGTGTCCGCGGCGCGGACGGTGTTGAGGCGGTGGGAGACGAGGATGCTCGTCGCGCCCTCGCGCAGTGCGGCGAGCCGGTCGTGGACGTGGCGTTCGGCGACGGCGTCGAGGCCGGTGCTGGGTTCGTCGAGGATCATGAGGTCCCGTTCGGAACGCATCAGGGCCCGTGCGAGCGCGAGGCGTTGCCACTGGCCGCCCGACAACTGCACGCCGGAGTTGGTCTCTTCGGTGTCGTCGGGGAAGAACATCCGGCTGAGCATGGTGTCGTACCCCTGCGGCAGGCCGGCGAGGGCGGTGTGGATGTCCGCGTCGGCGGCGGCGGCGTGGATGCGTCCGTGGTCGTGGAGGGAGCCGAGGTCGCCGAGGCCGATGTTCTCCCCGGCGGTGAGGTCGTACTCCATCGGATCCTGGAAGACCACACTGACGCGCCTGCGCAGCTGGTCCGCGGGGAGGTCCTTGAGGTCGATGCCGTCCCAGTGGATGCTGCCGCGCTGCGGATCGTAGAGGCGGCACAGCAGTTTGACGAGGGTGCTCTTGCCGGCCCCGTTGAGTCCGACGACGGCCAGGCTGGTGCCGTGCGCGATGGTCAGGCTGACTCCGCGCAGGATCCAGGGTCCGTCGTCGGCGTAGCGGAACCAGACGTCCCGTAGTTCGATCCCGCGGCTCAGTGGCGGTGGGGCGATCGGGGCGGGCGGGGCGGGGAGGTCGTCGCGGACCTGGGTGACATGCAGGTAGTGGCCGAACAGCAGGGCCGTCTGGTGGCTCTGGGCGATGGACCCGACCAGGCCGACGAGGGCCGTCTGCAGCCCGGCGAGGGCGGCGACCAGGAGGGACACGTCACCGGCGGTGAGGACGTGGGTGGCGGCCTGGTGCACGCCCCAGACGAGTGCGCCGGTGGAGACGGCCGCGCCGAGGGCGGCGAGGGCCGTCTCGTAGGTGACGAGGCGGCGGTCGAGGTGTTCCTCCTGCTGGTTGATGCTGTCGAGATCGGTACGCAGGCGCTGCGCGAAGTAGTCGCCGAGGCCGTAGAGGCGGATCTCCTTCGCCGCCTGGGTGTCGGTGAGGAGCCCCCGGTAGAAGATCTGGCGGCGGGCGAGGCTGCTGGTGCGCCAGAACATGTCGGCGCGGTGGCGGCTGTTGGCCAGGTGGGCGAAGAGGGCAGGCACGGCCGCGGCGACGAGTATCGCGGCCAGGGTGGGGCTGATGAGCAGGACGCTTCCCAGGAAGCCCACCAGGGTGAGGCCCCCCTGGGCGCCCTGGAGCACCGCACCGACGAGCCGTTCGGCGCCCTGGGCGCTCTGGATGGCGAGTTGGACCCGGTCGTGGAAGGCGGGCTGTTCGAGCCTGGACAGCCCGCTGAGCCGGTTGACGGCCGTGAGCAGGTCGCTCTGGGCCCGGGTGGAGGTGGCGCGGCGGATGCGGCCGTCGGCGTAGGAGGAGAGGGCCGAGGCGGCGGCGAGCAGGACGGTGAGCAGGCCGATGCCGACCGCGGCCCGGTTGAGGTCCGCGGCGCGGAAGCCGTCCGCGGCGAGGCTGTCGACCACGTACTTGAGCAGCCAGGAGGCGGCCACGGGGGCCGTGCCCGCGATGACGACGGTGGCGACCCGGACGGCGAGGGCCCCGGGGCAGGACCGCAGCGTGAGGGCGAGTACCGCGGTGAGACCCCGCAGGAACTCGGCCGGGCGGGAGGCGGGCTGCCCGCTCATGCGTCGAGGAGGTCGAGCGCGGTCAGGGACCCCTGGCCGATGCCGGTCTCGGTGACGGTCCCGTCGGCGTCGAGGAGGACGAAGCTCGGATGGTGGCGTACGCCGAAGGCGCGGGCGACGGGGCCGTTCGGCGGTTCGGTGGCGGTGAGTTCGGTGAGCGGTCCGACTGCTTCGAGCAGGGGGCCCGCGTCGGTGGGCCGTCCGTTGACGACGGCGACGAGACGCGCACCCGACGGGGTGTTCGCCTCGGCCCACCGCCGGATCCCGGGGAGGCTCTCCCGGGTGGGCCCGCAGTCGGGGCGGAGGAAGCAGATGAGGGCGGGGTGGCCTGCCAGGGCGGATTCGCCGACTTCGCCCCCGGCGGTGTGCAGGGTGAAGGCGGGGGCGCGCTCGCCCTCGCTCACGGCGAGGGCCGGAGGGCCCGAGGGCGTGGCGGCCGGGGCGGGGGCGGCCATAGTGGCCCGCCAGCGCTTGGTGACGGCGACGGTGAGGAGGGCGTTGACGAGGGTGACCGCGGCGAGAAGGGCGAGGCCGGTGATGGCGTGGCTCACTGCGTGATCGTCCTTTCGGCGTCGGCCGGGCGGGCGGCGAAGAAGGCGGCGAGGTCGTCGGTGAAGACGGCGAACAAGGTGAGGTAAATGGCGACCGCCCCTGCGAGCACCAGTGCGGGGGCGGTGAACGGGCCGGCCGTGCCCTGGGTGAGGGCGATGGTGCCGCCGAGGAGGGCGAGCACGGTGAGTGTGACGTTGCGGGCGACGTGCCAGGGGCCCATGGGCACCGTGGTCCTGCTGCCGAAGCAGGGGCAGCCGGCGGAGCTGCCGCGCCGCATGGTGGTGACGGCGACGGCGCTGAATCCCGCGCACAGGGCGGCGGCGACGGCCAGGCCCGCGGTGAGCGTCGGGGGCAGGGCGAGGAGCACGGCGGCGAGGAGCTCGGCCGCGGGCACCAGGACGGCGAGGGCCGGCCGGGCGGCGGCCGGCAGGTAGGGGAGGTCGCCCAGTGCCGTGGCGAATCGGCGGCGGTCGCGCAACTTGGCGAAGCCGGCCACGGCCAGCACGCAGATCAGGGTCAGGCGGCAGACGAGCAGCAGGTCGGACAAGGGTGACTCCGGGGGAATGGGTCCTGGGCCGGCGGACACGGGGCGGGCCGCGCACGGCCCGCCCCGTGGTGGTTCAGCAGTAGTCCCAGCTACCGCAGGTGATCTTGCACGTGGCGCCCGAGTAGCAGCAGCGGCGGCATCGCTGGGCGCTGGTGCTCCACTCGGTGTAGCAGTCCGGCGGGCAGCCTGCCTCAGCCACGGCCTTGGGCAGGATCCGCTCGATCAGACGGCCCGCACCGGCCTTGAGTGTGCGCATGGTTCTCCTCTTCCTGTGTGGATGGGATGTGCCGTACTCCACGGTGCGGCGGCGGTACGCGGACCGCGGCCGCACCGGGGTTCAGGAGGTCGCCGGTACCGGTTCGCGGCCGGCGGCCGAGGGAGCGACGACAACGCCGTCCTGGTAACTGAGGACCGTGGGGAAGGCGGGGACGCGCAGCGCGCGGAAGAGGGGTGAGGCCTCGGGCCCCGGTACCACCTCGTCGGCCGTCCCGGCGAGTTGGGCGGTCAGACTGCTCCCGCCGGCCTCGTCCCCGATCACCAGGGCCAGGACCCGCCCGCCCGCTGCCCGGACCCGGTCGGCCCGGTCGGCGAAGTCGGGGAGGCTGTCGGTGCAGGACGGGCAGTCGTGGGAGAAGACCCCCAGCAGCAGCTCGCCGGAACGGAAGCCGTCCTGGGTCACGGTCCGCCCGCTGAGCGCGATGGCGGTGAAGTCCGGTAGTCCGTCCCCGGGTTGTGGCCCTTCGGCTGCGAAGTCGCGGCGTCGGCTTACGACTTCGAGCTCCTGCCAGCGGCGCAGGATGACCATGAGCAGGACGAGGTTGAGCAGGGCGACGGCTCCGACGAGCACCAGACCGGCAATGACGTAAGGCAAGTTCGACCCCCTGGCGCGGTTGCACGGGTGAGCAGTGTGATACGTGGGGCCTGTCGGGAGGATGCCAAGACCTTGCCAGGACCATGACGGGCTGAGCATGATTGCCGCCATGCTTGCCACGGGGTCGCATTTTCGAGTGCTGGGCAAAGTTGAATGGACCGTCGACGGATGTCCCAAGGCCATCGGTCGACGCCGCGAGCGTCTGCTGCTGGGCTTACTTCTGCTGGAGATGGGCCGGCCGCTCCCGATGGACCGGTTGATCGACCTCCTGTCGGACGAGGAGGGACGGCCGCGGTCCCGGACCGATCTCTATGTGGACGTCTGCCGACTGCGGGCAAGCCTTCGCCGGGGCGGGTGCGACGGATCGGTGGGGCTGGTACGGAGCGGCTCGACGTACACCCTCACCGGCGATCCGCAGTTGGTGGACCTGCACCGTTTCACCCAGCTGGTCAACCGGGCCCAGCGGAGCACCGAGCCGCAGGAGGTCTCCCGGCTCGCCTCGGCCGCCCTGGCCGAATGGCGGGGCGCGTTACTGGAGGACGTCGCATCCGAGCGGACCCGCCAAGGCATCGGCACCGCTTTCGACGAACTGCTCATCTCGGCCCAACTGCTGCGTGTGGCAGCGGAGTTCAAACTGCGCAACTACTGGTCCCTGGCCGCGGAGCTCGCGCGCCTCACCCAGGAGTACCCGGAACACGAGATGCTCCTGGCCTTCCGTGCGGCCACACTCTACGAATGCGGCCGCCGCGCGGACGCGCTGCGCATACTGTCCTCGGCGCGAGCGGAGATGACCGCCCGGCTGGGCCTGGACCTGAGCCGCGAACTCCAGGATCTGCGCCAGGCGATCCTGCGGGACGGTCCGGTGGACCTCCGCATATTCCGAGGCGGTGCCCTGGACGCCGTGTGACGCGGCGATGCCGGGGCCCGGCGGCCCGGGTGTCCACGGACTGTGAGCCCGGCGACTCGAACCGGCTGAGCACCAGGCGGTCCATGGTCCCGGCGGCGAGCGCCAGGGCGATCACGGTCGGCGCGACGCTCAGCCGGATCACGGGTCGGGACCTGCGGGCGATGGCGGCGCCGAGACGGTACAG
Coding sequences within it:
- a CDS encoding peroxiredoxin family protein; the encoded protein is MPYVIAGLVLVGAVALLNLVLLMVILRRWQELEVVSRRRDFAAEGPQPGDGLPDFTAIALSGRTVTQDGFRSGELLLGVFSHDCPSCTDSLPDFADRADRVRAAGGRVLALVIGDEAGGSSLTAQLAGTADEVVPGPEASPLFRALRVPAFPTVLSYQDGVVVAPSAAGREPVPATS
- a CDS encoding MauE/DoxX family redox-associated membrane protein, translated to MSDLLLVCRLTLICVLAVAGFAKLRDRRRFATALGDLPYLPAAARPALAVLVPAAELLAAVLLALPPTLTAGLAVAAALCAGFSAVAVTTMRRGSSAGCPCFGSRTTVPMGPWHVARNVTLTVLALLGGTIALTQGTAGPFTAPALVLAGAVAIYLTLFAVFTDDLAAFFAARPADAERTITQ
- a CDS encoding S26 family signal peptidase, producing the protein MSAAVPVLLALGALLVLAAALWLARRRLLAVTVRGYSMSPTLMPGDRLLVLRGTRRVATGRVAVVVAPHPEHGWHGPADTTPDSWYVKRVVAVAGEPVPHWAVRCPGTHVPPGMLVLLGEKPGSRDSKQCGYCPEDKVVGAVLLRLRAAAAPGAPSSLPSSGG
- a CDS encoding AfsR/SARP family transcriptional regulator, yielding MLGKVEWTVDGCPKAIGRRRERLLLGLLLLEMGRPLPMDRLIDLLSDEEGRPRSRTDLYVDVCRLRASLRRGGCDGSVGLVRSGSTYTLTGDPQLVDLHRFTQLVNRAQRSTEPQEVSRLASAALAEWRGALLEDVASERTRQGIGTAFDELLISAQLLRVAAEFKLRNYWSLAAELARLTQEYPEHEMLLAFRAATLYECGRRADALRILSSARAEMTARLGLDLSRELQDLRQAILRDGPVDLRIFRGGALDAV
- a CDS encoding ABC transporter ATP-binding protein: MSGQPASRPAEFLRGLTAVLALTLRSCPGALAVRVATVVIAGTAPVAASWLLKYVVDSLAADGFRAADLNRAAVGIGLLTVLLAAASALSSYADGRIRRATSTRAQSDLLTAVNRLSGLSRLEQPAFHDRVQLAIQSAQGAERLVGAVLQGAQGGLTLVGFLGSVLLISPTLAAILVAAAVPALFAHLANSRHRADMFWRTSSLARRQIFYRGLLTDTQAAKEIRLYGLGDYFAQRLRTDLDSINQQEEHLDRRLVTYETALAALGAAVSTGALVWGVHQAATHVLTAGDVSLLVAALAGLQTALVGLVGSIAQSHQTALLFGHYLHVTQVRDDLPAPPAPIAPPPLSRGIELRDVWFRYADDGPWILRGVSLTIAHGTSLAVVGLNGAGKSTLVKLLCRLYDPQRGSIHWDGIDLKDLPADQLRRRVSVVFQDPMEYDLTAGENIGLGDLGSLHDHGRIHAAAADADIHTALAGLPQGYDTMLSRMFFPDDTEETNSGVQLSGGQWQRLALARALMRSERDLMILDEPSTGLDAVAERHVHDRLAALREGATSILVSHRLNTVRAADTIVVIADGTVRETGTHEQLMTARGMYAELFTTQAEGYEETVR
- a CDS encoding TlpA family protein disulfide reductase, with translation MSHAITGLALLAAVTLVNALLTVAVTKRWRATMAAPAPAATPSGPPALAVSEGERAPAFTLHTAGGEVGESALAGHPALICFLRPDCGPTRESLPGIRRWAEANTPSGARLVAVVNGRPTDAGPLLEAVGPLTELTATEPPNGPVARAFGVRHHPSFVLLDADGTVTETGIGQGSLTALDLLDA
- a CDS encoding SDR family oxidoreductase produces the protein MGTDGQRDGDAERLHCLVTGASGYIGGRLVPELLRAGHRVRCLARTPRKLRDHPWAGDAETVRGDVTDAGSVAAAMQGIDVAYYLVHALGTGSSFEDTDRRAARVFAEQAHAAGVRRIVYLGGLTPPGVPTGSLSPHLRSRAEVGRIFLDAPVPATVLRAAVVIGSGSASFEMLRYLTERLPVMVTPSWVHTRTQPIGVRDVLRYLVGSATMPDDVDRAFDIGGPDVLTYREMMCRYAAVAALPRRLIVPVPVLTPRLSSHWVGLVTPVPASLARPLTESLRHEVVCQEHDIARYVPDPPGLPLPFDEALALALRRVREAQVATRWSSAALPGAPSDPLPTDPDWAGGSLYQDERQLPVDADRTALWRVIEGIGGDNGWYSFPLAWAVRGWLDRFVGGVGLRRGRRDAEHLRVGDSLDFWRVEEIEPGRLLRLRAEMRLPGLAWLEMYAETGSDGRTRYRQRALFHPHGLLGHAYWWSVSPFHAVVFGGMARNITQAAAKGLSAHRRSPHADRARGPRPGP